The Vulpes vulpes isolate BD-2025 chromosome 8, VulVul3, whole genome shotgun sequence genome has a window encoding:
- the CLEC12B gene encoding C-type lectin domain family 12 member B: protein MMSEEVTYATLTFQDSVGERNNRDRNYLRNREYPAPSPIWRQAALSLLTLCLLLLIGLVTLGIMFLQTSNEINSDSEKLSQLQKIIHHQQNNLSQQLSNYRSFPTEEKFLKSQISSLLRIQEQMAIKLCQELIIHTSDHKCNPCPKMWQWYQHSCYYFATNEENTWTNSRKHCMDKNSTLVKIDSLEEKDFLKSQPLPTLSFFWLGLSWDPSGRNWLWEDGSVPSPSLFSTKEYAQINGSKGCAYFQKGNIYISRCSAEISWICEKMAALVKIEDLD, encoded by the exons ATGATGTCTGAAGAAGTGACTTACGCGACACTCACGTTTCAGGATTCTGTTGGAGAGAGAAATAACCGCGATAGAAATTACCTAAGGAATAGAG AGTATCCAGCTCCTTCCCCCATATGGCGTCAGGCTGCCCTGAGTCTGCTTACTCTTTGTCTGCTGCTGCTGATTGGGCTAGTGACCTTAGGGATTATGT TTTTGCAGACATCTAATGAAATTAACTCagattcagagaaattaagtcaACTTCAAAAAATCATCCACCACCAGCAGAATAACTTATCCCAGCAGCTGAGCAACTATAGGAGCTTTCCCACAGAGGAGAAATTTCTCAAATCACAGATTTCCAGTCTATTGAGGATACAGGAACAAATGGCCATCAAACTCTGCCAAGAGCTGATCATTCACACTTCAG accACAAATGTAATCCTTGTCCTAAAATGTGGCAATGGTACCAACACAGCTGCTATTATTTCGCAACAAATGAGGAGAATACCTGGACTAACAGTAGAAAACACTGCATGGACAAGAACTCCACCTTGGTGAAGATAGATAGTTTGGAGGAAAAG GATTTTCTGAAGTCACAGCCATTACCCACACTCTCTTTCTTCTGGTTGGGCTTATCATGGGATCCATCTGGAAGGAACTGGCTATGGGAGGATGGCTCTGTCCCCTCTCCATCCTT ATTCAGCACTAAAGAGTATGCCCAGATCAATGGATCCAAAGGTTGTGCctattttcaaaaaggaaatatttatatttctcgCTGCAGTGCTGAGATATCTTGGATTTGTGAAAAGATGGCTGCGTTAGTGAAAATTGAAGATTTGGATTAA